The Rhodococcus triatomae genome includes a window with the following:
- a CDS encoding DNA cytosine methyltransferase has protein sequence MVGLFAGIGGLELGLSAHGWRTELLCEIDPGAQAVLGTRFPDVPLHGDVTKLRSLPSDIELVAAGFPCQDLSQAGRTAGITGERSGLVDEVFRLVRRKRGPRWLLIENVPFMLQLGRGAAMRHITDALEDLGYMWAYRVVDARAFGLPQRRQRVLMLASRTDDPREVLFGEDAGERPEDDPHGHPCGFYWTEGVRGLGWAVNAVPTLKGGSSVGIASPPAVRLPSGEIVTPGLVDAERLQGFDPDWTAPATDVGGLRAGHRWKLVGNAVSVRMASWVGARLDAPRAYTTDRQSPLKPGDPWPSAAWGRDREAYRVHTSTWPVREPYEDLSGFLEDSRLLSARATAGFLKRARMGNLRFQPGFIDDVENHLDRMGGFPEAAA, from the coding sequence ATGGTGGGGCTGTTCGCCGGTATCGGCGGACTCGAGCTCGGTCTGAGCGCGCACGGCTGGCGTACCGAACTGCTGTGCGAGATCGATCCCGGCGCCCAGGCCGTGCTGGGTACCCGCTTCCCGGACGTGCCGCTGCACGGGGACGTGACGAAGCTGCGGTCGCTGCCGTCCGACATCGAACTCGTCGCCGCGGGGTTCCCTTGCCAGGATCTGTCCCAGGCCGGGCGCACCGCGGGTATCACCGGGGAGCGGTCCGGACTGGTCGACGAGGTGTTCCGGCTGGTCCGACGCAAACGCGGCCCGCGCTGGCTGCTCATCGAGAACGTCCCGTTCATGCTCCAGCTGGGTCGTGGTGCCGCGATGCGCCACATCACCGACGCGCTCGAGGATCTCGGCTACATGTGGGCGTATCGCGTCGTCGACGCCCGGGCGTTCGGGCTGCCCCAGCGGAGACAGCGCGTGCTGATGCTCGCCTCGCGGACCGACGATCCCCGCGAGGTCCTGTTCGGCGAGGACGCCGGCGAGCGCCCCGAGGACGACCCGCACGGGCATCCCTGCGGGTTCTACTGGACCGAGGGGGTGCGCGGGCTCGGCTGGGCCGTCAACGCCGTCCCCACCCTCAAGGGCGGCTCCTCGGTGGGAATCGCGAGCCCTCCCGCGGTGCGGCTCCCGTCCGGGGAGATCGTCACACCGGGTCTCGTCGACGCGGAACGGTTGCAGGGCTTCGATCCCGACTGGACCGCACCGGCCACCGACGTCGGCGGCCTGCGCGCGGGTCACCGGTGGAAGCTGGTCGGCAACGCCGTCAGCGTCCGGATGGCCTCGTGGGTGGGGGCCAGGCTCGACGCACCCCGCGCCTACACCACCGATCGACAGTCCCCGCTGAAGCCGGGCGACCCGTGGCCGTCCGCGGCGTGGGGACGCGACCGGGAGGCCTACCGGGTGCACACGTCGACCTGGCCGGTGCGGGAACCGTACGAGGACCTCAGCGGATTCCTCGAGGACAGCCGGCTGTTGTCCGCGCGGGCCACCGCCGGCTTCCTCAAGCGGGCCCGCATGGGCAACCTGCGCTTCCAGCCCGGCTTCATCGACGACGTGGAGAACCACCTCGACCGGATGGGCGGCTTCCCCGAGGCCGCCGCGTAG
- a CDS encoding very short patch repair endonuclease, with the protein MPATDPATSARMRAQRRRDTKPEIALRRELHRRGLRYFVDRAPVKDIRRRADLVFPRARLAVYVDGCFWHSCPQHATSPKNNARWWAEKLAGNVLRDRDTDRRLVEAGWTVVRVWEHEEPIAAADRVEAARNRATGGHTP; encoded by the coding sequence GTGCCCGCGACCGACCCCGCCACCAGTGCCCGGATGCGGGCCCAACGTCGCCGGGACACGAAGCCGGAGATCGCGCTGCGGCGCGAACTGCATCGGCGCGGGCTGCGCTACTTCGTGGACCGCGCGCCGGTGAAGGACATTCGCCGACGCGCCGACCTGGTGTTTCCTCGTGCCCGCCTGGCCGTCTACGTGGACGGGTGTTTCTGGCACAGCTGCCCCCAGCACGCCACTTCCCCGAAGAACAACGCACGGTGGTGGGCGGAGAAGCTGGCGGGAAACGTACTCCGTGACCGGGACACCGACCGTCGCCTGGTCGAGGCCGGGTGGACGGTGGTGCGGGTGTGGGAGCACGAGGAGCCGATCGCCGCCGCGGACCGGGTCGAGGCCGCCCGGAACCGCGCCACCGGCGGGCACACCCCGTAG
- a CDS encoding NAD(P)-dependent alcohol dehydrogenase, which translates to MKALQYRTVGAEPEVVEIDTPEPGPGQVRLKITAAGVCHSDDFVMNMPAEGFPYPLPLTLGHEGAGTVDAVGDGVDEIAVGTNVVVYGPWGCGQCLQCAQGLENYCPRAAELGIFPPGLGAPGAIAEYMIVDSPRHLVPIGDLDPVATVPLTDAGLTPYHAITLSLPKLVAGSTAAVIGAGGLGHVAIELLRHLTPARVIALDVTEEKLEFARSVGAHEAVLSDADAVDAVRKITGSRGVQAVFDFVGYQPTIDTAMGIVGTAGDVMIVGLGDGQATAKIGFFAQPFEVAARAPYWGSRSELIELIDLAHEGVLDIAVETFSLDEAPEAYRRLGANTLTGRAVIVP; encoded by the coding sequence ATGAAGGCACTGCAGTACAGGACGGTCGGGGCGGAGCCCGAGGTGGTCGAGATCGACACCCCGGAGCCGGGGCCCGGTCAGGTGCGGCTGAAGATCACCGCCGCGGGTGTGTGCCACTCGGACGACTTCGTGATGAACATGCCCGCCGAGGGCTTCCCGTACCCGCTGCCGCTCACGCTCGGCCACGAAGGGGCGGGCACCGTGGACGCGGTGGGAGACGGCGTGGACGAGATCGCGGTGGGGACGAACGTCGTCGTCTACGGTCCGTGGGGCTGTGGTCAGTGTCTGCAGTGCGCGCAGGGGCTGGAGAACTACTGTCCGCGGGCGGCCGAGTTGGGCATCTTCCCGCCGGGGCTCGGCGCGCCGGGGGCGATCGCCGAGTACATGATCGTGGACTCGCCCAGGCACCTCGTTCCCATCGGCGATCTCGACCCGGTGGCGACCGTCCCGCTCACCGATGCCGGACTCACCCCGTATCACGCGATCACACTCTCGCTGCCGAAGCTGGTGGCCGGATCGACCGCCGCCGTGATCGGCGCCGGCGGCCTCGGGCACGTCGCGATCGAACTGCTGCGGCACCTGACTCCGGCGCGGGTGATCGCCCTCGACGTCACCGAGGAGAAGCTGGAGTTCGCCCGTTCGGTGGGTGCGCACGAGGCGGTGCTCTCGGATGCCGATGCCGTCGACGCGGTCCGGAAGATCACCGGTAGCCGGGGCGTACAGGCGGTGTTCGACTTCGTCGGCTACCAGCCGACGATCGACACCGCGATGGGAATCGTGGGGACCGCCGGTGACGTCATGATCGTCGGGCTCGGCGACGGGCAGGCAACGGCGAAGATCGGCTTCTTCGCGCAGCCGTTCGAGGTGGCGGCGCGCGCTCCGTACTGGGGGTCGCGATCCGAGCTGATCGAGCTCATCGACCTCGCACACGAGGGTGTGCTCGACATCGCGGTCGAGACCTTCTCGCTGGACGAGGCGCCGGAGGCATACCGGCGGCTCGGCGCGAACACGCTCACCGGGCGGGCCGTCATCGTGCCGTGA
- a CDS encoding FCD domain-containing protein has translation MRRSVGADAARLCAERANETQLARVLAMAHGYPDRPVGVAELTAADISFWDAVVDGSGNIAYRLALNTLRQGFLAIGVEHLVGLLEEYSDRDAHIALAAIIARRDGAAAHDRATALLGTFTSAVATADGAP, from the coding sequence ATGCGTCGCAGCGTCGGGGCCGACGCCGCTCGGTTGTGCGCGGAGCGGGCGAACGAGACTCAGCTCGCCCGTGTGCTCGCGATGGCCCACGGCTATCCGGATCGGCCCGTCGGTGTCGCCGAGCTGACCGCCGCGGACATCAGCTTCTGGGACGCCGTTGTCGACGGGTCCGGGAACATCGCCTACCGGCTCGCACTGAACACCCTGCGTCAGGGATTCCTGGCGATCGGGGTCGAGCATCTGGTGGGCCTGCTCGAGGAGTACTCCGACCGCGACGCGCACATCGCACTGGCGGCCATCATCGCCCGCCGCGACGGCGCGGCCGCGCACGACCGGGCGACGGCCCTGCTCGGGACGTTCACGTCCGCGGTCGCGACGGCGGACGGCGCGCCCTGA
- a CDS encoding GAP family protein — protein MTALLVALVGFAVLDSLDVLLVGVTAAVVYDARLSRRSPVPGGLGFLAGVFAVTTAFGILTVLGIGFLTDLFDFTLTPTIRYRGELVVGIVLIALAALPVRNSAPPEWTRRLRTNPWVLALAGVVIGLAQAPTAIPYLAGLGLIAAHQPLPPAWPAIVVAYCALALVPPLLILLLATRRTPRSRRRYMAIVRGVNRYGPATVRVIFAVIGVLLVVDSVIHRAHLL, from the coding sequence ATGACGGCACTGTTGGTGGCACTCGTGGGCTTCGCCGTCCTGGATTCGCTCGATGTGCTGCTCGTCGGAGTCACCGCGGCGGTCGTCTACGACGCGCGGCTGAGCCGACGTTCCCCGGTGCCGGGCGGGCTCGGCTTCCTCGCCGGTGTGTTCGCGGTGACGACGGCGTTCGGCATCCTCACCGTCCTCGGGATCGGCTTCCTCACCGACCTGTTCGACTTCACTCTCACCCCGACCATCCGCTATCGGGGCGAGCTCGTCGTGGGCATCGTGCTGATCGCCCTCGCGGCGCTGCCGGTGCGGAACTCCGCTCCGCCGGAGTGGACTCGGCGGCTCCGCACCAATCCGTGGGTCCTCGCGCTCGCGGGGGTGGTGATCGGTCTCGCCCAGGCGCCCACGGCCATTCCCTATCTGGCCGGGCTGGGCCTGATCGCCGCGCACCAGCCGCTCCCGCCCGCCTGGCCGGCCATCGTGGTCGCGTACTGCGCGCTGGCACTCGTGCCGCCGCTGCTGATCCTCCTGCTCGCCACCCGCCGCACGCCTCGGTCCCGGCGCAGATACATGGCGATCGTGCGAGGCGTGAACCGGTACGGCCCGGCCACGGTTCGTGTCATCTTCGCCGTCATCGGCGTCCTGCTCGTGGTGGATTCGGTGATCCACCGGGCCCATCTCCTCTGA
- a CDS encoding dienelactone hydrolase family protein: MSGIFTDSAPLSAGSDHVPVTAAEPEGPARGGIVLLHESRQFGESVLDLMRALAVEGWLVVAPHLFHRVPESVSGVFGDALFEDFDAAGAWLGRRGVQPDRVGVLGFDQAGTAALLVATTRPVGAAISVASPGIVEALTVDAPPLVDAVVSLQAPWLGLYGDDDPGTPPEHVERLREAASRALVATLVVSYPGLGHRADEPSTLLEPTEETLVDAQERIFDWFDSNLR; the protein is encoded by the coding sequence ATGTCGGGAATCTTCACGGACAGCGCCCCGCTTTCCGCGGGGTCCGATCATGTGCCGGTCACGGCCGCCGAGCCCGAAGGCCCGGCGCGCGGGGGCATCGTCCTGTTGCACGAGTCGCGTCAGTTCGGCGAGTCCGTCCTCGACCTGATGCGGGCACTGGCGGTGGAAGGCTGGCTGGTGGTCGCGCCGCATCTGTTCCACCGGGTGCCGGAGTCGGTGTCCGGCGTGTTCGGTGACGCACTGTTCGAGGACTTCGACGCGGCGGGTGCCTGGCTGGGCCGGCGCGGGGTGCAACCGGACCGGGTCGGCGTGCTCGGGTTCGACCAGGCCGGAACCGCAGCACTCCTCGTCGCCACGACGCGTCCCGTCGGCGCGGCGATCAGTGTCGCTTCGCCGGGCATCGTGGAGGCGTTGACCGTCGATGCCCCGCCCCTCGTCGATGCCGTCGTCTCGTTGCAGGCGCCGTGGCTCGGCCTGTACGGAGACGACGATCCCGGCACTCCACCGGAGCATGTCGAAAGGCTGCGCGAGGCGGCATCCCGCGCATTGGTGGCGACCCTGGTGGTCAGTTATCCCGGCCTCGGTCACCGTGCGGACGAGCCGTCGACGTTGCTGGAGCCGACGGAGGAAACACTCGTCGACGCGCAGGAGCGGATCTTCGACTGGTTCGACAGCAACCTGCGCTGA
- the hisC gene encoding histidinol-phosphate transaminase, whose product MTPRTRPDLAAIPAYVPGRTFPGAIKLASNETTHGPLPSVRDAVNAALDSANRYPDNGALELRSALAQFLEVAPESVACGCGSVTLCQELVQATCAEGDEVIFAWRSFEAYPVVTQVAGAVAVKVPLTADQAHDLDAMAAAVTDRTRLIFVCNPNNPTGRSLGRDELERFLDAVPEHVVVALDEAYYEYNRSGVDGIEYARSRPNVVVLRTFSKAYGLAGVRVGYAVGDPAVIAALGKVHLPFSVSSLAQAAAIASLGAVDELLARTDAVVAERGRVRAALIAAGYDVPDTEANFVYLPLGEHTAAYTEAGAEAGVLLRGYGTDGVRITIGDPHENDAFLSFATSADVRAVAGVGVSA is encoded by the coding sequence GTGACTCCCCGGACCCGTCCCGACCTCGCCGCGATCCCCGCCTACGTCCCCGGACGCACGTTTCCCGGAGCGATCAAACTGGCGAGCAACGAGACGACGCACGGCCCGCTGCCGAGCGTGCGCGACGCCGTGAACGCGGCCCTGGACTCGGCCAACCGATACCCGGACAACGGTGCACTGGAGCTACGCAGCGCCCTCGCCCAGTTCCTCGAGGTGGCCCCGGAATCGGTCGCCTGCGGCTGCGGCTCGGTCACCCTCTGCCAGGAGCTGGTGCAGGCGACGTGCGCCGAGGGCGACGAGGTGATCTTCGCGTGGCGTTCGTTCGAGGCCTACCCGGTGGTGACGCAGGTGGCCGGGGCGGTCGCCGTGAAGGTCCCGCTCACCGCCGACCAGGCACACGATCTCGACGCGATGGCGGCGGCCGTCACCGATCGCACCCGATTGATCTTCGTGTGCAATCCCAACAACCCCACGGGCCGCTCGCTCGGACGCGACGAACTGGAACGCTTCCTGGACGCCGTGCCCGAACACGTCGTCGTCGCGCTCGACGAGGCGTACTACGAATACAACCGGTCCGGGGTCGACGGCATCGAATACGCGCGTTCGCGCCCCAATGTGGTTGTCCTGCGGACATTCTCGAAGGCGTACGGACTGGCCGGCGTGCGGGTGGGTTACGCCGTCGGAGATCCCGCGGTGATCGCCGCGCTCGGCAAGGTGCACCTGCCGTTCAGTGTGTCCAGCCTCGCCCAGGCCGCCGCGATCGCGTCACTCGGTGCCGTGGACGAACTGCTCGCCCGCACCGACGCCGTCGTCGCCGAACGCGGCCGTGTCCGCGCCGCGTTGATCGCCGCCGGATACGACGTGCCCGACACGGAGGCGAACTTCGTCTATCTACCCCTGGGTGAGCACACCGCCGCATACACGGAAGCCGGCGCCGAGGCCGGAGTGCTCCTGCGCGGTTACGGGACGGACGGGGTGCGGATCACCATCGGCGACCCACACGAGAACGACGCCTTCCTCTCCTTCGCCACCAGCGCGGACGTGCGAGCGGTGGCCGGAGTCGGCGTCTCCGCATGA
- a CDS encoding alpha/beta hydrolase gives MRRRSIIAVGAALALSFSGAGTIAVADPADAPPAPVSAPATIERTETITDTRTALFVYSPAMNQTVQVQVLHPASGGSRPTLYMLDGVGAGEESNFAESTWTFKTDLVDFMSDKDVNVVLPVGGTGSYYTDWLNPDPKFGSYKWETFLTDELPPLIDKEFRGNGVNSVAGVSMGAMGAANLVTRHPHLYRGLSAFSGCLDNSEPSSRDSVRGTVAFKGGDVVNMWGADSHPAWNDHNPTVNAEALRGKQIYISTGNGLPGPHERARGGDLASTIAVGGPLEAAANLCTRTFENRLGQLRIPATFVYHDYGTHSWPYWEDEFKAAWPQIASALGR, from the coding sequence ATGCGTCGTAGGTCGATCATTGCCGTCGGGGCGGCGCTCGCGCTGTCTTTCTCCGGGGCAGGAACGATCGCCGTCGCGGACCCCGCCGACGCACCTCCGGCACCCGTTTCGGCACCGGCGACCATCGAGCGCACCGAGACGATCACCGACACCCGCACCGCGCTGTTCGTGTATTCCCCCGCCATGAACCAGACCGTCCAGGTACAGGTGCTGCACCCGGCATCCGGCGGTTCCCGCCCCACGCTGTACATGCTGGACGGCGTCGGAGCCGGCGAGGAATCGAACTTCGCGGAGAGCACCTGGACGTTCAAGACGGACCTCGTCGACTTCATGTCGGACAAGGACGTCAACGTCGTGCTGCCGGTGGGTGGCACCGGCAGTTACTACACCGACTGGCTGAACCCGGATCCCAAGTTCGGCTCCTACAAGTGGGAGACGTTCCTGACGGACGAGTTGCCGCCCCTCATCGACAAGGAATTCCGCGGCAACGGCGTCAACTCGGTCGCCGGTGTCTCGATGGGCGCGATGGGCGCGGCCAACCTGGTCACCCGGCATCCGCACCTGTACCGCGGGCTCTCCGCGTTCAGTGGCTGCCTCGACAACAGCGAGCCCAGCTCACGGGACTCGGTGCGTGGCACCGTCGCGTTCAAGGGCGGCGACGTGGTGAACATGTGGGGCGCGGACTCGCACCCGGCGTGGAACGACCACAACCCCACCGTCAACGCGGAAGCGTTGCGCGGCAAGCAGATCTACATCTCCACCGGCAACGGCCTGCCCGGTCCGCACGAGCGCGCGCGGGGCGGGGACCTGGCGTCCACCATCGCCGTCGGCGGCCCCCTCGAGGCGGCCGCGAACCTCTGCACCCGCACGTTCGAGAACCGGTTGGGTCAGCTGCGCATCCCGGCGACGTTCGTCTATCACGACTACGGCACGCACTCCTGGCCGTACTGGGAGGACGAGTTCAAGGCGGCATGGCCGCAGATCGCTTCCGCGCTCGGACGCTGA
- a CDS encoding MarR family winged helix-turn-helix transcriptional regulator, giving the protein MSAERSDVEYPTPWLTAEEMRAWRGYMDGNQRLMSVLNRDLQEMHGLSLADYRILVLLSESEDGSLRMSGLADGILSSRSRLTHQVRRMEAEGMVARDTCVEDGRGVRAVLTPEGRRRLAEAAPTHVAGVRANLINLLTKSQLKMLAEVFERVEKAVVDR; this is encoded by the coding sequence GTGTCAGCAGAGCGCAGCGATGTCGAGTACCCCACCCCGTGGTTGACGGCCGAGGAAATGCGGGCGTGGCGTGGCTACATGGACGGCAATCAGCGCCTGATGAGCGTGCTCAACCGTGATCTGCAGGAGATGCACGGACTGTCGCTCGCCGACTACCGGATTCTGGTGCTCCTGTCCGAGTCCGAGGACGGTTCACTGCGCATGAGCGGTCTCGCCGACGGGATACTGTCCTCGCGCAGCCGCCTCACTCATCAGGTCCGACGGATGGAGGCGGAGGGCATGGTGGCTCGCGACACCTGTGTCGAGGACGGGCGCGGGGTACGCGCCGTTCTCACTCCGGAGGGGCGCCGCCGTCTCGCCGAGGCTGCCCCCACCCACGTCGCGGGCGTGCGCGCCAACCTCATCAACCTGCTCACCAAGTCTCAGCTCAAGATGCTGGCCGAGGTCTTCGAGCGCGTCGAGAAGGCCGTCGTCGACCGCTGA